In one window of Fibrobacter sp. UWB15 DNA:
- a CDS encoding FISUMP domain-containing protein, which translates to MEFKFPAAVLVTSFFLVLSACGGNGSTNTEDDRYSEIDDEGGSEGSENNKGSSGTEKNNSSSSSSSSSWYVTEYSSSIASADEVLNPDISYGELIDLRDGQKYKTVKIGAQNWMAQNLNIKTERSQKSRYVEGRLYEWPDAVGLDSSHNYDSFASEIVDSILPENHTGICPPGWHIPTVLEYEQLIAFVAAKVGEEHVGTALKSKFRNAWPEEEDEERPTDEFGFSIVFVGYMDDELRYAYYNASSWFGDITENVFWASLPNEGGYAYGLCVDKTSKASIGGFSRDAYVPVRCLENRDFDEGKTAAPQKGSVYDSLENTLTDLRDNRVYKTVVIGTQIWMAENLNYVTEGGYADDLDRSRCFNDKQLYCDNYGRLYRWTGAMDIPYMYAEKQYDDTLMHQGLCPQGWHLPTKAEFDTLIAHTGGFKLAGKNLKSVDLWEDGAPLEDEYSFNAVPLSTFDEWERINKIGAHATFWKTNNHPDSADVLYISEGHDNVAEKPYLRSKYKFHAVRCLRNEPGFYVSHAVYDSYVDERDSKTYKTVKIGEDTWMAENLAYAGDSDLLAEESWCYEDDESNCKVYGRLYSWNAATLDGTKQGACPEKWHVSTKDDWENLIDAVGSGPSVGKLLKAPAFYSSGPVNKNDYGFSALGAGVIDTAYHGLETEAHFWTANAYNDSTAYYYTMTVGSKSVTKLVKNKKQGRSVRCVLDR; encoded by the coding sequence ATGGAATTCAAATTCCCTGCTGCAGTTTTGGTTACATCTTTTTTTCTTGTTCTTTCTGCTTGTGGCGGAAACGGTTCTACGAATACGGAAGACGACCGCTATTCCGAAATAGACGACGAAGGTGGATCCGAGGGTTCCGAAAACAATAAGGGTTCCAGCGGCACTGAAAAGAATAATTCTTCGAGTAGTTCCAGTAGCAGCAGTTGGTATGTGACGGAATACAGTTCCTCGATTGCATCTGCCGACGAAGTCTTGAATCCGGATATCTCCTATGGCGAATTGATTGACCTCCGCGATGGCCAGAAGTACAAGACCGTGAAAATCGGTGCCCAGAACTGGATGGCGCAAAATCTGAATATCAAGACGGAACGCAGCCAAAAAAGCCGGTATGTAGAAGGCCGCCTTTATGAATGGCCCGATGCCGTAGGCCTTGATTCTTCTCATAACTATGATTCGTTCGCAAGCGAAATTGTAGATTCCATTCTTCCCGAAAACCACACAGGCATATGTCCTCCAGGTTGGCATATTCCGACGGTATTGGAATACGAACAGCTAATTGCTTTCGTCGCTGCAAAGGTTGGCGAAGAACATGTGGGAACGGCTCTCAAGTCGAAGTTCCGCAATGCTTGGCCCGAAGAAGAAGATGAAGAAAGGCCGACAGACGAATTTGGCTTTTCTATTGTATTTGTAGGCTATATGGATGATGAGCTCAGGTATGCTTATTACAATGCTTCGAGTTGGTTCGGTGACATCACCGAAAATGTTTTCTGGGCGTCTCTCCCTAATGAGGGTGGTTATGCTTATGGCTTATGTGTCGATAAAACATCAAAAGCTTCTATTGGTGGTTTTTCTCGAGATGCCTATGTGCCGGTACGTTGTCTTGAAAATAGGGACTTTGATGAAGGCAAAACGGCTGCACCCCAAAAAGGTTCCGTATACGATAGCCTTGAAAATACCTTGACGGATTTACGCGACAATAGGGTCTACAAGACGGTGGTTATCGGTACTCAAATCTGGATGGCTGAGAACCTGAACTATGTAACGGAAGGGGGCTATGCCGATGATTTGGATCGCAGTCGTTGTTTTAACGATAAGCAACTTTATTGCGATAACTATGGTCGACTTTACCGCTGGACAGGTGCCATGGATATACCTTATATGTATGCGGAAAAACAGTACGACGATACCTTAATGCACCAGGGTCTTTGCCCCCAAGGCTGGCACTTGCCTACGAAGGCGGAATTCGATACGTTGATTGCGCATACAGGAGGCTTTAAACTTGCCGGAAAAAATTTGAAATCTGTTGATTTATGGGAAGATGGTGCCCCGCTTGAAGATGAATATTCCTTTAATGCCGTGCCGCTTTCCACTTTCGATGAGTGGGAACGGATCAATAAAATCGGTGCGCATGCCACCTTCTGGAAAACCAACAATCATCCGGATTCTGCAGATGTGCTGTATATTTCGGAGGGGCATGACAATGTTGCCGAAAAGCCTTATCTCAGGTCCAAGTATAAATTCCATGCCGTTCGTTGTCTGAGAAATGAACCTGGTTTTTATGTGTCTCATGCTGTGTATGATAGCTATGTAGATGAACGTGACAGTAAGACTTACAAAACGGTGAAAATCGGCGAAGATACTTGGATGGCCGAGAACCTGGCTTATGCAGGCGACAGCGATCTGCTTGCTGAAGAATCCTGGTGCTATGAAGATGATGAAAGCAACTGCAAGGTTTATGGCCGCCTGTACAGTTGGAATGCAGCAACTCTCGATGGGACAAAGCAGGGCGCTTGCCCCGAAAAATGGCATGTCTCTACCAAGGATGACTGGGAAAATCTCATTGATGCAGTCGGGAGCGGTCCTAGCGTGGGCAAACTATTGAAGGCCCCCGCATTCTACAGTAGCGGACCTGTAAACAAGAATGACTACGGTTTCTCTGCTCTTGGTGCAGGCGTTATCGATACGGCGTACCATGGTCTAGAAACCGAAGCTCATTTCTGGACGGCTAATGCCTACAACGATAGCACCGCTTACTATTATACAATGACGGTGGGGTCAAAGAGTGTGACGAAGTTGGTTAAGAATAAAAAGCAAGGACGTTCTGTCCGCTGCGTTTTGGATAGGTAA
- a CDS encoding class I SAM-dependent RNA methyltransferase, translating into MLFEQAIAHQVPGYTREADSAHGESLAMFDYKDELRIKDLAIQEFWDVNRLAGNPQKVIASPMPRAYRTTSKRRVFMQPGNLQFDRQESMLEPEEHNKIYDFLFEKLITPAYKPLAYALNWIIIRGTYQYRVVIFNIKKIDASIVRKLKLISDALKQTPFKVTAAHAYVDTTESDYYLESKRPTEGLNFKQLYGPRELSLSLGKFSLRYPVTGFSQINESQIHNLIKAASRLLSLSKEDHFLDLYCGYGLFSFALGEAAKDVLGVEWEGPSIDCAKASAKHLKKSYRFIAGKIDEMFVQTRLPRPIVNEPEKILLDPPRKGCEPGVIHALAMRKPIRVAHVFCGTDEISASLKEWERYGYRVREVQPLDLFPGTPHLETIVMLERK; encoded by the coding sequence ATGCTCTTTGAACAAGCCATTGCACACCAGGTTCCGGGTTACACCCGCGAAGCCGACTCCGCCCACGGCGAATCGCTCGCCATGTTCGACTATAAAGACGAACTCCGAATCAAGGACCTCGCCATTCAGGAATTTTGGGACGTAAACCGCCTCGCCGGAAACCCGCAGAAGGTGATAGCAAGCCCCATGCCCCGCGCCTACCGCACCACGAGTAAGCGCCGCGTGTTCATGCAGCCGGGCAACTTGCAGTTCGACCGCCAAGAATCGATGCTCGAACCCGAAGAACATAACAAGATTTACGATTTCTTGTTCGAGAAACTGATTACGCCTGCGTACAAACCGCTCGCCTATGCGCTCAACTGGATCATTATTCGTGGCACGTACCAATATCGCGTAGTGATTTTCAACATCAAGAAGATTGACGCGAGCATCGTGCGCAAGCTCAAGCTGATTTCGGATGCCCTGAAGCAAACCCCTTTCAAGGTGACGGCGGCTCACGCCTACGTAGATACGACCGAATCGGACTACTACCTAGAATCGAAGCGCCCGACCGAAGGCCTAAACTTCAAGCAGCTTTACGGCCCGCGTGAATTGAGCTTGTCGCTCGGCAAGTTCAGCCTGCGCTACCCCGTCACGGGTTTCAGCCAGATTAACGAGAGCCAAATTCACAACTTGATCAAGGCCGCAAGCCGCTTGCTCAGCTTAAGCAAAGAAGACCACTTCTTGGATTTGTACTGCGGCTACGGGCTGTTCAGCTTTGCACTCGGCGAAGCCGCCAAGGACGTCTTGGGCGTCGAATGGGAAGGTCCGTCGATCGACTGTGCAAAGGCATCGGCCAAGCACCTTAAAAAGTCTTACCGCTTTATCGCCGGTAAAATCGACGAAATGTTCGTGCAGACGCGACTGCCGCGGCCGATCGTGAACGAACCGGAAAAAATCCTTCTGGATCCGCCGCGCAAAGGCTGCGAACCAGGCGTAATTCACGCACTTGCGATGAGAAAGCCCATCCGCGTCGCTCACGTGTTCTGCGGCACCGACGAAATTTCCGCCTCGCTCAAGGAATGGGAACGCTACGGTTACCGCGTGCGCGAGGTGCAGCCGCTAGACTTGTTCCCCGGCACCCCGCATCTTGAAACCATCGTAATGCTGGAGAGGAAGTAG
- a CDS encoding GGDEF domain-containing protein codes for MNNGVIPKTVFSVLAVNYLNAVIIAIVFYCCFAYAEISTRPEMTRLQIQSLRRKLRIPIYIESVLLLVSFVAMPEFWLDKNLEPVPLYYFILVFLPFVYIMTVTVRCFGRVLKPHSQLSLKTYLIVASYTPGCVVAGSAQIFLSLTTPIFCFWCTMIILFVYLNSQNQLISTDSLTGLHNRNRLESYLLLPHDSIDHYVIMVDVDKFKQINDTYGHVEGDRALELVSKALRNACTRLGKSAFLCRYGGDEFLMVVPTEMPGIAVRVIETCVKEEVLNRPASLTYEVNVSLGYALWDGNASSFKQSVAEADLMMYEDKRSA; via the coding sequence GTGAATAACGGCGTTATTCCCAAAACAGTATTCAGTGTTTTGGCTGTCAATTATTTAAATGCGGTCATTATCGCTATTGTATTTTACTGCTGCTTTGCCTATGCAGAAATCAGCACTCGGCCAGAAATGACCCGTCTGCAGATTCAATCTCTTCGTAGAAAACTTAGAATTCCGATTTATATAGAATCCGTGTTGTTGCTTGTTTCGTTCGTTGCTATGCCCGAGTTCTGGCTTGACAAGAATTTGGAACCGGTTCCCCTTTATTATTTCATATTAGTGTTCTTGCCGTTCGTCTATATCATGACGGTGACCGTTCGTTGCTTTGGTCGTGTGCTTAAGCCGCATAGTCAGTTGAGCCTGAAGACTTATCTGATTGTGGCTAGCTACACTCCGGGGTGTGTCGTGGCGGGCTCTGCGCAGATTTTCCTTTCGCTTACGACGCCGATTTTCTGTTTCTGGTGTACGATGATTATTCTTTTTGTCTATTTGAATTCGCAGAACCAGTTGATCTCTACGGACTCGTTGACTGGTCTCCATAATCGTAACCGACTTGAAAGCTATTTGCTGCTGCCGCATGATTCCATTGACCATTATGTAATTATGGTAGATGTGGACAAGTTTAAGCAGATTAACGATACTTACGGGCATGTCGAAGGTGATAGGGCTTTGGAACTTGTTTCCAAGGCTCTTAGGAATGCGTGTACCCGCTTAGGAAAATCGGCGTTCTTGTGCCGCTATGGCGGTGATGAATTCCTGATGGTCGTCCCGACAGAAATGCCAGGAATTGCGGTGCGGGTTATCGAAACTTGCGTAAAAGAAGAAGTCTTGAACCGCCCGGCTTCGCTGACTTATGAAGTAAATGTCAGTTTGGGATATGCTCTTTGGGACGGTAACGCTTCAAGCTTTAAGCAAAGTGTTGCCGAAGCCGACTTGATGATGTACGAAGACAAACGCTCGGCGTAA
- a CDS encoding MFS transporter, with protein MSNGNSTSTFFEEKPPLWTRNFVTVAAANFLLFFSFYQLLPILPLYIIEKFATDNATAGFIISLYTIGALACRPFAGFLVDTLSRKPLYFWTFFGFTACFLGYKTVGILPILAAVRFAHGLFFGISSTASNTVAIDALPASRRGEGIGYFGISVNLAFATGPMTGMFLYEAFGDTIVFAISIILCVIGLILVQTLNVPRKEKKQHAPLSLDRFFLTRAIPQFVNFIFVGFAYGPVTNYIALYAKELGIGGSGWFYALIAAGLILNRIMTGRLIDRGYLIHLVGTGMTLNVIAYFILASSHAPATFFIAAFLIGTSLGLIFPGYQTMCVNLARHDQRGTANSTYLSGWDIGIGSGILVGGAMAGHFGMHRQVFLACAVALVIADILYFTWTAKHYQKNKLEG; from the coding sequence ATGTCTAACGGAAATTCAACAAGCACATTCTTTGAAGAAAAACCACCGCTGTGGACGCGAAATTTCGTGACGGTCGCCGCAGCGAACTTCTTGCTGTTCTTCAGTTTTTACCAGCTGCTCCCGATTTTGCCGCTCTACATTATCGAGAAATTCGCGACCGACAACGCAACAGCCGGATTCATTATTTCGCTTTATACGATTGGAGCGCTTGCCTGCAGGCCGTTCGCCGGATTCCTCGTGGACACCTTGAGTCGCAAGCCCTTGTACTTTTGGACATTCTTCGGATTTACCGCGTGTTTCCTGGGCTACAAGACCGTCGGCATTTTGCCGATTCTTGCCGCGGTGCGATTCGCACATGGGTTGTTCTTCGGAATCTCGAGCACGGCGAGCAATACAGTCGCCATCGACGCCTTGCCCGCAAGCCGCCGCGGCGAAGGCATCGGCTATTTCGGGATTAGCGTGAATCTAGCGTTTGCGACCGGCCCCATGACCGGCATGTTCCTGTACGAAGCTTTCGGCGACACCATCGTCTTTGCGATTTCGATTATTTTGTGCGTTATCGGCCTGATTCTTGTGCAGACATTGAACGTTCCCCGCAAAGAGAAAAAGCAGCACGCGCCGCTTTCGCTTGACCGATTCTTTCTCACCCGCGCCATCCCGCAGTTCGTGAACTTCATCTTCGTGGGGTTCGCCTACGGTCCGGTTACAAACTACATTGCGCTCTATGCCAAGGAGCTTGGCATCGGCGGCTCCGGCTGGTTCTACGCATTGATTGCAGCGGGCCTCATTCTGAATCGCATTATGACAGGGCGCTTGATTGACCGAGGCTATTTGATTCACCTTGTCGGCACGGGCATGACGCTGAATGTAATCGCTTACTTCATACTCGCCTCGAGCCACGCCCCCGCCACCTTCTTTATTGCGGCATTCCTCATCGGAACAAGCCTCGGCCTGATATTCCCGGGCTACCAGACCATGTGCGTGAACCTCGCCCGCCACGACCAGCGCGGTACCGCCAACAGCACCTACCTGAGCGGTTGGGACATCGGTATCGGTTCTGGAATTCTAGTAGGCGGCGCCATGGCAGGTCATTTCGGAATGCACCGACAAGTATTCCTCGCCTGCGCGGTAGCCCTGGTGATTGCAGACATCCTATATTTCACATGGACTGCAAAGCATTACCAAAAGAATAAATTAGAAGGGTAA
- a CDS encoding NUDIX hydrolase, whose amino-acid sequence MKPWKLLNSEYLVDTLWLKVAKETCELPNGKVIDDFYTLWQPDWVLILARTTEGKWVMTEQYRHGTGKIELEFPAGIIDKGETPEQAAARELQEECGYGIEKQCVTLSEASKMRSRTGLDSSTPIRSAQNDTISYLGSFPVNPDRHRGKFHVVFIDGVVKGGCTHFDSTEEIESLLLSDDELQAQMADGTFNHPLQMAGYLKYKLQKRTM is encoded by the coding sequence ATGAAACCCTGGAAACTTTTGAATTCGGAATATCTGGTCGACACCCTCTGGCTGAAAGTTGCTAAAGAAACCTGCGAACTGCCCAATGGCAAGGTGATAGACGATTTCTATACGCTGTGGCAACCGGACTGGGTGCTGATTCTTGCCCGCACCACCGAAGGCAAATGGGTCATGACGGAACAGTACCGCCACGGAACCGGAAAAATTGAGTTGGAATTCCCCGCCGGAATCATCGACAAGGGCGAAACACCGGAACAAGCTGCTGCGCGCGAACTGCAAGAGGAATGCGGATATGGCATTGAGAAACAATGTGTCACCCTGAGCGAAGCATCGAAGATGCGAAGTCGAACGGGTCTAGATTCTTCGACTCCAATTCGTTCCGCTCAGAATGACACAATCAGTTACCTCGGCTCTTTTCCCGTGAATCCGGACAGGCACCGCGGCAAGTTCCACGTGGTATTTATCGACGGCGTTGTAAAGGGCGGATGTACGCACTTCGACAGCACCGAAGAAATCGAGAGTCTGCTATTGAGCGACGACGAATTGCAGGCCCAAATGGCCGACGGCACCTTCAATCACCCGCTACAGATGGCGGGGTACTTAAAGTATAAATTGCAGAAACGCACGATGTAA